ATCCGGAATTGCTGAAAACTTTTGCCAAATTGGGAATCAATATTGAAGAGCAGAAAAGACTTTCAGGAGTTGCTGTAGATATCGTGATGGATTCCGTTTCTGTGAAAATAACATTCCAGGAAACGCTTCTGGAAAAAGGAATTATTTTCTGCCCTATTTCGGAAGCTATCCAGAATTATCCGGAATTGGTAAAAAAATATATAGGAAAAGTAGTTCCAAGAGGCGATAATTTTTATGCAGCTTTAAACTCGGCAGTATTTTCAGACGGAAGTTTCTGTTATATCCCTAAAGGCGTGAAATGTCCGATGGAACTTTCTACTTATTTCCGAATCAACCAGTCCGGAAGCGGGCAATTCGAAAGAACTTTAGTGATTGCTGATGAAGGAAGTTATGTTTCTTATCTTGAAGGCTGCACGGCGCCGGCAAGAGATGAAAACCAGCTTCACGCCGCGGTGGTGGAACTTATCGCAATGGATAATGCAGAAATTAAATATTCTACAGTCCAAAACTGGTTCCCGGGAGATGCTGAAGGAAAAGGCGGAGTTTTCAATTTCGTAACAAAACGCGGAATTTGTGAGAAAAATGCAAAAATTTCATGGACTCAGGTGGAAACTGGTTCTGCAGTAACCTGGAAATATCCAAGCTGTATTTTGAAAGGTGATAATTCCATTGGTGAATTCTATTCCATTGCCGTGACCAATAATCATCAGTATGCCGATACCGGAACGAAAATGATTCACATCGGGAAAAATACCCGTTCAACGATTATTTCAAAAGGAATTTCTGCCGGAAAATCAAATAATTCCTATCGTGGATTGGTGAAGGTAATGCCTTCAGCAAAAGGTGCAAGAAACTTTTCTCAGTGCGACTCGCTTTTGATGGGCAATGAATGCGGCGCACATACTTTTCCTTATATCGAAATAAAAGATCCAACCGCACAGTTAGAACATGAAGCTACGACTTCAAAAATCGGTGAAGACCAGATTTTCTACTGTAACCAGCGCGGAATCAATACAGAGAAAGCGATTGCACTGATTGTGAACGGTTTCGGTAAAGAAGTTTTAAACAAACTTCCAATGGAATTTGCGATCGAAGCTCAGAAATTATTAGAAATTTCCCTTGAAGGATCAGTCGGTTAATATCAGTTTAAATAAGATAAAGATTCAGAAATCAATTATTGAATTTAAACAAACAAAAACAGAACTAAATTATGCTAAATATCAATAACTTACACGCTAAAATAGAAGACGGCGTAGAAATTTTAAAAGGAATTAATTTACAGATCAACCCGGGCGAAGTTCACGCGATTATGGGACCGAACGGTGCCGGAAAATCCACACTTTCATCCGTGATTGCCGGAAAAGAAGATTACGAAGTAACTGATGGTGAAATTCTTTTTGAAGGTAACAATATCATTGAAGATGCGCCGGAAGACCGCGCACATAAAGGGATTTTTCTTTCTTTTCAGTATCCTGTAGAAATTCCGGGAGTTTCTGTGACGAACTTTATCAAGGCTGCTCTTAATGAAACCAGAAAAGCTAAAGGTTTGGAAGATATGCCTGCGAAAGAAATGTTGGCACTGATTCGTGAAAACTCAGAAAAACTGGGGATTAAGAGGGATTTTCTTTCAAGATCTTTGAATGAAGGATTCTCAGGAGGGGAGAAAAAAAGAAATGAAATCTTCCAGATGATGATGCTGAATCCAAAATTAGCGATTCTGGATGAGACCGATTCAGGTTTGGATATTGATGCATTAAGAATTGTTGCAGACGGCGTTAATTCTTTCCGAAACGAAGGAAATGCAGTTTTGCTGATTACCCACTACCAAAGACTTTTAGATTATATTCAGCCTGATTTTGTACACGTTTTAGCTGACGGGAAAATCATTAAAACAGGAGATAAAAATCTTGCGCTGGAACTTGAAGAAAAAGGCTACGACTGGCTATTGAATTAGTTTGAAATGGTTTGAAAATTTACGGTTTCTGATTTTTGGGGCCTTAACAAAACAAGCACAAATCAAACATCATCAAACAAATAAATATGGCACTTTTAGAAAATATACAAAATAACCACGCAGCTTTTTTAGAAACCCTGAAACACCGTTTTCTGGATGATCAGAGGGCCTCGGCTTTAAATAAATTCTTTCAGCTCGGAATCCCCACTAAGAAAGACGAGGAATATAAATACACCAACCTGAAGGAGGTTTCAGAGAAAAATTATAACTTTTTCCCGAAAGAAACTCACAATATTACCAAAGAGCAGATTGATGCACTTCATTTAGGGGAAGAAAATTTCGACTGGATTGTCTTTATTAACGGACAGCTGCACAAAGAACTTTCAAAAATCTCCATTGAAAATGTGGAATTCCTTTCCTTTAATTTTGCGTTGAACGATGCAAAACATAAAGAGGTTTTCGAAAAATATTTCAATACAATCGCTGCGCGGGATCTGGCTTTTACCAACCTTAATTTAGCGTATTGCAAACAGGGATTTTTCTTAAAAGTTCCGAAAAATATGGTGATTGAAAAACCGATTCATGTTTTCTATCTTTCTCAGAACCAAGATGAAAATACGGTTTACAACACCCGGAATTTACTGATCGCGGAAGAAGGTTCCAAAATTGAAATCATCGAAAGCCATCACAATTTCGACAGCACTTTTGTTTTTACCAATTCTGTGACCGAAATCTTTACTTACCAAAACGCAAAAGCCGACTGGCATAAAGTACAGAACGACAGCGATACGTCGTATCTCATCGATCATACCTTTGCAAAACAAGAGCGCGACAGTTTAACGACGGTTAACACTTTCACTTTTGGCGGAAAACTCGTAAGAAACAACCTCGATTTCATTCATAACGGAGAGAATATCAACTCTTTCATGAACGGAATTACGATTATCGGCGGCGAACAGACCGTGGATCATCACACCGCCGTTCATCATAAAACCCCGAATTGCGAAAGTTACCAGAATTACAAGGGAATTTA
The window above is part of the Kaistella faecalis genome. Proteins encoded here:
- the sufB gene encoding Fe-S cluster assembly protein SufB, which translates into the protein MSKYTEDDLRVDLENQKYEFGFETDIEYEDFPTGLNEDIVRMISAKKNEPEWMTEWRLESFRIWLKMEEPNWANVQYEKPDFQAIKYYAAPKKKPELASLDEVDPELLKTFAKLGINIEEQKRLSGVAVDIVMDSVSVKITFQETLLEKGIIFCPISEAIQNYPELVKKYIGKVVPRGDNFYAALNSAVFSDGSFCYIPKGVKCPMELSTYFRINQSGSGQFERTLVIADEGSYVSYLEGCTAPARDENQLHAAVVELIAMDNAEIKYSTVQNWFPGDAEGKGGVFNFVTKRGICEKNAKISWTQVETGSAVTWKYPSCILKGDNSIGEFYSIAVTNNHQYADTGTKMIHIGKNTRSTIISKGISAGKSNNSYRGLVKVMPSAKGARNFSQCDSLLMGNECGAHTFPYIEIKDPTAQLEHEATTSKIGEDQIFYCNQRGINTEKAIALIVNGFGKEVLNKLPMEFAIEAQKLLEISLEGSVG
- the sufC gene encoding Fe-S cluster assembly ATPase SufC, translating into MLNINNLHAKIEDGVEILKGINLQINPGEVHAIMGPNGAGKSTLSSVIAGKEDYEVTDGEILFEGNNIIEDAPEDRAHKGIFLSFQYPVEIPGVSVTNFIKAALNETRKAKGLEDMPAKEMLALIRENSEKLGIKRDFLSRSLNEGFSGGEKKRNEIFQMMMLNPKLAILDETDSGLDIDALRIVADGVNSFRNEGNAVLLITHYQRLLDYIQPDFVHVLADGKIIKTGDKNLALELEEKGYDWLLN
- the sufD gene encoding Fe-S cluster assembly protein SufD; amino-acid sequence: MALLENIQNNHAAFLETLKHRFLDDQRASALNKFFQLGIPTKKDEEYKYTNLKEVSEKNYNFFPKETHNITKEQIDALHLGEENFDWIVFINGQLHKELSKISIENVEFLSFNFALNDAKHKEVFEKYFNTIAARDLAFTNLNLAYCKQGFFLKVPKNMVIEKPIHVFYLSQNQDENTVYNTRNLLIAEEGSKIEIIESHHNFDSTFVFTNSVTEIFTYQNAKADWHKVQNDSDTSYLIDHTFAKQERDSLTTVNTFTFGGKLVRNNLDFIHNGENINSFMNGITIIGGEQTVDHHTAVHHKTPNCESYQNYKGIYKDKSHGVFNGKVFVDKIAQKTNAYQQNNNILLNEGATIDTKPQLEIFADDVKCSHGCTVGQLNEDALFYLRARGISKNEAQALLLYAFANDAMQNIDIEPLKIKISKLLAEKLEVDIEF